A stretch of DNA from Leptospira barantonii:
CTATCAGCGAAGAGGCGAATCTTCAAAGGCTTAGCGTCGATCCAAAGGTGCTTTTTTTCAAAAGGATGGCCGGATCTTCATGAGAAGTTTAATCGTTCGTTTTAAGGACTGCGAGGGGCCCGGCATTCTTCTCGATTCTTTAAAAGAAAGAAATTACAGAATCACCTACCACAACGCATACGATCCGAGGGTTCAACCTTTACCGGACGCGCATCTTGTGTTCGACGTGATCGTTTTGTTAGGCGGTCCTCAATCCGTGGCCGATCCGGAACTCGCGCATTTTTTCGAACCTTGGTTCAATTTGGTGCGTTATGCGGCATCGATGCCGAACCGTAAGGTGATCGGGATCTGTCTCGGTTCGCAAATTATTTCCAAAGCTCTCGGAGGAGAGGTCAAACGAGGAGAGAAGGGACCGGAAGTCGGTTTCTATGACGTTCAGATTCAGGAATCTCATTCCGTTTTGAACGGAACAACTTCCTTTCCCGCGTTTCATCTTCACGAGGACGTTTTCTCGATTCCGAAAGGGGCAAAACATCTTTTGAAAAGCGAGATGTATTCCAATCAGATGTTTTCTTTTCAGGAAAGAATTTTCGGCATTCAATGTCATCTTGAGGTGACCGCGCCGATGCTCCACGTCTGGAAGGGAGTTCACGCGGATTTTATTCGTTCTGCGGGTTGGGTTCCCGGACCGGAAACGGAGAATCTGAGGTCTCAGATGGAAACGTCCGGACGTAAAATATTCGATGCGATTCTCGACCTATGATCCCGCATTTTTTTAATACGCCATTTTTAAATACGACTCAAACGGAAAACTGATATGATTCAAAGCATTCTCCGGATAATCCTCGGAAGCAAATTCGAAAGAGATTTAAAAAAACTTATCCCGATCGTCTCTCAGATCAATTCTTTGGAAGAAAGAATGAAAGGGATGGACGATGGAGAACTTTCCTCACAAACGATTCGGTTTCGGGAAAGAATTTCAAAGGGAGAATCCCTGGATTCCATTCTGCCCGAAGCGTTTGCTACGGTTCGAGAGGCTTCTCTTCGTACGATGGGAATGCGTCACTTCGACGTTCAGATGATGGGCGGGATCGCTCTTCACGGCGGTAACATCGCGGAGATGAAAACGGGCGAGGGTAAAACCTTAACTTCCACTCTTGCGGTTTATCTGAACGCGCTTGCGGGTAAGGGTGTTCACGTGGTTACCGTGAACGACTATCTCGCAAAGCGGGACGCGAACTGGATGAAACCGATCTATGATTTTCTTGGAATCAGCGTCGGTGTGATTCAACACGACATGGATCACGAACAAAGACAGGTCGCTTATTCAGCGGACATCACATACGGAACTAACAACGAATACGGTTTCGATTATCTGAGAGACAATATGGTTTCTCACAAGGATCACAAGGTTCAAAGAGCGCACTTCTTTGCGATCGTGGACGAGGTCGACTCGATTCTGATCGACGAAGCGAGAACTCCTTTGATCATTTCCGGTTCTTCGGACGAAACGACGGATAAATACGTTCGTATTAACAAAATCATTCCTAAGTTGATCGAAGGCGAAGACTTCGAAACGGACGAAAAGGCGCGTAACGTGCTTCTTTCCGAAAAGGGGGTTTCCCACGTCGAAGAAATTCTCGGAATCGAAAACTTATACGCTCC
This window harbors:
- a CDS encoding type 1 glutamine amidotransferase; this encodes MRSLIVRFKDCEGPGILLDSLKERNYRITYHNAYDPRVQPLPDAHLVFDVIVLLGGPQSVADPELAHFFEPWFNLVRYAASMPNRKVIGICLGSQIISKALGGEVKRGEKGPEVGFYDVQIQESHSVLNGTTSFPAFHLHEDVFSIPKGAKHLLKSEMYSNQMFSFQERIFGIQCHLEVTAPMLHVWKGVHADFIRSAGWVPGPETENLRSQMETSGRKIFDAILDL